The DNA segment AATGATATCTCTTAAAAAAAATAGTCATGTATAAAATTACAAGTTCTTTATTATTCGTCCTCTTTACCACTTTTGCTTTTTGTCAGGAATTATATATGCCTAGAAATATTGTTCAGGCGTACGAAAATAATACAAGATCTTTAGATGGAAAACCGGGAAAGAATTATTGGCAAAACTCGGGCGATTATAAAATTGCGTTTCACGTAGATCCAGTTACCAAAATAGTTTCTGGTACCGAGAATATTGTTTATGAAAACAATTCACCAGATGCACTGAAATCGATTGTTATAAAATTTGTGAACAACGTCCACAAACCTACCTCCCCACGAGCTGCAAAAGCTTCTGCTGATTTTCTTAGTAAAGGATTATCTGTTAAGTCGCTTTCAATTAATGGAAAAAGTTATGAAGTGGACTCAGAAGACTGGGAGACTTTCTATGAACTACCATTAAGCGCAGTCATTCTACCAAAATCTAAAAATATCATCAAGATAGAATGGGATTTTCCCTTATCAAAAGAAAGTGGGAGAGAAGGACAGGTAGACGAAAATACTTTTTTTGTTGCTTATGCTTATCCAAGAATTGCAGTGTATGATGATTACAATGGCTGGGATAAATTGCCACACAATGGTCGTCAAGAATTTTACAATAATTTCAATAATTATGATGTCTCAATTACCGTTGCTAAAAATTATGTGGTATATGCGACTGGAGTATTACAAAATCCAGAAGAAGTTCTACAGCCAAATGTTTTAAATAAATTTAGATCTTCTTTAACTTCCGATCAACTAATACATGTTGCGACGAAAGAAGAAATTGAGAATAATAAAGTCACTAAGCAAGAAGCCTTTAATACTTGGAAATTTAAAGCGGATCATATTACCGATTTTACTTTTGGACTTAGTTCTACTTATGTTTGGGATGCATCAAGCGTACAATTAAAATCCAAGCGGGTGAGCACTCAGGCAACTTATAACGCGGGAACTGCAGACTTTGAAAAATACGTGGACTGGGAAAGATACAGCATCAAATGGTTTTCTGAAAACTGGCCGGGAATTGAATATCCCTTTCCGACAATGATCGGCTTTCAAGGGTTTGCAGATATGGAATATCCAATGATGGTAAATGATACCGCTATTCCTGATAATTTTGAAGATTCCCGCCAGACTGTCGACCATGAAATTGCGCATACCTATTTCCCATTTATGATGGGGACCAATGAAACCCGTTATGCGTTTATGGACGAAGGGTGGGTAACTGCTTTTGAGTACTTAATTGGGGAAGCTGAAAATGGAAAAGAGTTTAACGATAAAATGTATACGGATTTCCGAGTGAAAAGATATATTAATGATCGATCTGCCGAGCAGGATCAGCCTATTATTTCAATGAGCAGTCAGCTGTCCGGAATTGGGTATGGCAGCAATGCCTACATAAAACCGGCGTTTGCTTATTTGGCTTTGAAAGATATGCTTGGTGATGATCTTTTCAAAAAAACGCTTCATCATTATATGGATACCTGGTCAGGTAAACATCCTACGCCATGGGACTTTTTTTACAGCATGAATCTTGGCAGTGGGCAAAATTTAAATTGGTTTTGGAACAATTGGTTTTTCACCAATAATTACATTGATTTAAAAGTGACTGCGTTAAATGATGTAGGTGATAAAGTCAGTGTAGTGATCGAAAATGTAGGTGGTTTTGCAATACCTTTTGAAATGGAAGTAACTTATCAGAATGGAAAAGTTACTAAAAAACACTTTACTCCCAACGTCTGGAAAAACGGTAATCATTATCAACCGGAAATGGAACTGAGCGATAAAGTAAAATCCGTTAAAATTAATGGTGGAATTTTTATGGATTATACTCCAGCCGATAATTTTTGTGAATTATAAAAGATGAAATTATGAATGAATTTAAGACTGCCTCAATGGACGGTACAACAAAAATGATTACGATCGTTATTGTACTTTTCCTTATTATATTTCCGATTTTATCATTTTCTTTTGATCCTCCAAAACCAATAATTTCTATAACAAGTATGATCCTGATGTATGGCGTAATCATCATTTCGTATTGTTTTGTACCTAAAAGAATCGCTTTATCCGACAATCAGGTTTTAATTAAAAATTTATATGGTTCAGTTATCATCAACCTGAGCGATATACAATCATTTGGTAAAATTGAAAAAACGGGTTTAAACTTGCGAACTTTTGGGGTCGGAGGATTATTTGGTTATTTTGGATATTTTAATGGTGGAGATGTTTGGTATGTAACTAATACGCATAAAAAAGTAAAAATCATTTTAAATTCCGGCAAAGTTTATATGATCAGTCCAGAAAGCCCCGATGATTTTTTAACTCACCTTAAACAAAGAATGGAAGAATGATTTTAGGGAAATCATCTTCAATGAAAATCCTATATTTGTATTATGCTAAAAATTAAAATTAAATTCTAATGAAAATAAAAAATACTTTAGTCGCTCTTGCGGCACCTTTTCTTATGAATGCACAAAATGTGATGACGCCCGAGACGTTATGGACCTTGAATAAGATTGGAGTTTCTGCAGTTTCGCCTGACCAGAATTCACTGATCTACAGTATAGGAAAAACGGATTTAAAGACTGAAAAAAACAATAAAAAGAACTACCTCTTTAATATCAAAAATTCCGCAGCAACTGCTTTGGACTTAGGCAAGAAATCTTTAATTCAGTGGGATGATAATGGAATCTATGCACTAGAAGGTGAACAGATTTATCTTTCAAAAGATGCTGGAAGAACCTGGTCCGAATTTTACAAAATCGGAAAAGCAGACAATATCGTGATTTCCCCAGATGGTAAAAAAGTTGCGTTCAGTAAAGAGGTTTTGGTGGAGAAAGTGATGGGTAAAGATAAATATGAAGACACTCCTAAAACCACTGCTCATATCTATACGGACTTGAATCACCGTCATTGGGATTATTTTAACGAAGGAAAATATAATCATGTTTTCTTGGTTGATGTAGCTGCAAACGTAGAAAGCGCAAAAGATTTATTGAAAGGAAAACCTTGGGATTCCCCACAAAGACCTTTTGGTGGAACTGAAGATTTTATTTGGACGCCCGATTCCTCTCAACTGTTATATGTTACTAAGCCATTTAGCGGGGCAGAATATGCTTTCTCTACGAATACTGATGTTTTTGCCTACGATGTCGCTTCTGGGACCATCAAAAACCTTACTGAAAGCAATAAAGGTTATGATGTTTCACCTCGTTTCTCACCGGATGGTAAATATCTTTATTGGTTGTCAATGGAAAGAGATGGATATGAAGCAGATAAAAACGATTTGAAAATCATGGATTGGAAATCGGGTAAAATAACGAATCTTACTAAAAATTGGGATGAAAGTGTAACCGGTTCCGTATTTTGGTCAAAAGATTCTAAGAATATTTATTTCACCAGCGCTTGGAAAGGAGTGAAGCAGTTGTTTGCTTTGGATCCTAAAACGAGTAAAATCCAACAAATTACCAAAGGTGATGTTGATCTTAATGATATTTATGCACTCAACAAAAATTCGCTTTTGGTATCCAGAACAGATATGAATCACAACGCGGATCTATTTAACGTTGATGTGAAAAAGGGTTCTATGGTACAGGTCACGGATGTAAATAAAAAAAATTATGAACATATAAAGCCGTCCAAAACAGAACTTAAAATGGTGAAAACAACGGATGGAAAGGAAATGGGAGTTTGGTTTATTTATCCGCCTAACTTTGATCCTGCTAAAAAATACCCGACGTTACTATACTGTCAGGGTGGACCGCAATCTGCTCTAACTCAAACTTTCAGTACACGGTGGAATTTTGCTTTAATGGCAGCGAATGGTTATGTTGTAGTGGCACCTAACCGCCGTGGAATGCCAGGCTGGGGAACCGAATGGAATGAAGCAATTTCTAAAGATTGGGGTGGACAGGTGATGAAAGATTACTTATCGGCAGCAGATTATGCAAAAACACTTTCTTATGTAGATGGTGACAGAATGGGAGTAGTTGGTGCAAGTTATGGTGGATACAGCGCTATGATGTTAGCTGGTATTCACGAAAACCGTTTCAAAACATTTATCGCCCATGATGGACTTTTCGATATGAAATCCTGGTATTTAACAACAGAGGAATTATTTTTCGCAAAATGGGACCTAGGTGGTTCACCATATGATGAACCAACACCAAAAGCATATACAGAGTTTAATCCATCCAATTATGTAAATAAATGGAATAAACCCATGATGATTATTCAGGGTGGCATTGATTACAGAGTTCCTTACGAACAAGGTCAAGAAGCTTTTCAAGCTGCTAAATTAAAAGGGTTGAAAACTAAATTCCTATATTTCCCAAATGAAAATCATTGGGTATTACAACCACAAAATGGTATTGTTTGGCAAAGAGAATTCTTTGAATGGTTAAAAGAAACCTTATAAATTATGGAAGTTCAGAGTTATCTGGACTTCTTTTTTTTGTAGTAAAATGACAATTCATAATCTACATCCCTTTTTCTTGCTAGTTTAAATTTTTTCTCTAATCAAAAAGTTCCTTAAAAGTCAACATTGTTTTAAAGTGCCTATTTACTTGACTTTGCCTTTTCAATGTCGTATATTTGCAAACCGAAATTTCACGCGTTCGGACTAATTTTTAAACCGTAATTTAAAAAGAATGAAAACATCCCATTTTGACTTTGATCTGCCAGAAGAACTTTTAGCAGAACATCCATCAGAACATAGAGACGATGCGAAACTCATGGTTCTTAACCGTAAGACGCAAACGATTGAACATAAACTTTTCAAAGATGTCGTAGATTATTTTGATGAGAAAGATCTCTTCATCTTCAATAACACGAAAGTATTTCCTGCAAGATTGTATGGAAACAAAGAAAAAACTGGTGCAAAAATCGAAGTTTTCTTATTAAGAGAATTAGATAAAGAAACCCGAGTTTGGGATGTACTGGTAGATCCAGCAAGAAAAATCAGAATCGGAAATAAATTATTTTTCACTGAAGATGAAGGTTTAGTTGCAGAGGTTATAGATAATACTACTTCAAGAGGGAGAACTTTAAGATTCTTATATGATGGCTCCTACGAAGAATTTCGTACCAAATTGAAAGAACTGGGTGAAACTCCACTTCCGAAATATTTCAAAAGAGAAGTTGAACCAGAAGATGCAGAGCGTTACCAAACGATTTATGCAAAACATGAAGGTGCTGTTGCAGCTCCAACTGCAGGTTTACACTTTTCAAGACACTTGATGAAAAAACTTGAAATCAAAGGAATTGATTTTGCAGAAATTACGCTTCATGTTGGTTTAGGGACATTTAATCCAATAGAAGTGGAAGATTTATCGAAACACAAAATGGAATCGGAAGAGGCTATTATTGATCAGAAAAATGCCGATATCATTAACAAGGCTGTGGCAGAAGGTAGAAGAGTTTGCGCCGTTGGAACTACAACCATGAGAACGATAGAAACTTCAGTATCATCAAACAAAAAAATTGGACCTTACCACGGGTGGACCAATAAGTTTATTTTCCCTCCTCATGATTTTGGAGTTGCGAATTGTATGATTACCAACTTTCATATGCCAAAATCTACTTTGATGATGATGGTTGCCGCATTTGCAGGAAAAGATTTCTTGATGGAAGCTTACGCAGAAGCAATTAAGCATAAATACAAATTCTATTCTTACGGTGACGCCATGTTGATCATCTAAGAAATTATAAATGAAAGATTTTAAATTTTAGATTAAACTCACTTCCGTGTTTTTAATCTAAAATTTATCATTTAAAATCTAAAATTATTTTGAAGGACATCCGAACTTTATCACTCGAGCAACTGCAGGAATATTTCGTCTCTTTAGGCGAGAAACCTTTTCGTGCAAAACAGGTCTATGAATGGCTCTGGAGCAAAAATCTGCACTCGATCGAGGAGATGACGAATCTTTCGAAAGATTTACGGGACCGTATTTCAAAAGAATATATCATCAATCCGATTTCGGTAGATCAACTTCAAAAATCAACAGACGGGACTATTAAAAACGGAGTAAAATTACACGACGGACTTTTAGTAGAATCTGTTTTAATTCCAACCGAAACAAGAACTACGGCTTGTGTTTCTTCTCAAGTTGGTTGTTCTCTTAATTGCGAGTTCTGTGCAACAGCACGACTCAAAAGGATGCGAAATTTAGAAGTCGCAGAGATCGTAGATCAAGTGGCACTTATCGATAAGCAAAGTAAATTGTACTTCGACCGACCTCTTTCAAACATCGTGTTTATGGGGATGGGAGAGCCAATGATGAATTATAAAAACGTTGTTGAATCCATAAGAAAAATTACCGAACCTTCAGGTTTAGGAATGTCACCAAGACGAATTACCGTTTCAACATCCGGTATTCCCAAAATGATAAAAATGCTGGCTGATGAAGATATCAAAGTCAAATTAGCACTTTCTTTACATTCTGCTATCGAGAAAAAAAGGAATGACATCATGCCTTTTTCTGATAAATTTCCATTGACGGACATCATGGATTCTCT comes from the Chryseobacterium sp. SNU WT5 genome and includes:
- a CDS encoding M1 family metallopeptidase, with the translated sequence MYKITSSLLFVLFTTFAFCQELYMPRNIVQAYENNTRSLDGKPGKNYWQNSGDYKIAFHVDPVTKIVSGTENIVYENNSPDALKSIVIKFVNNVHKPTSPRAAKASADFLSKGLSVKSLSINGKSYEVDSEDWETFYELPLSAVILPKSKNIIKIEWDFPLSKESGREGQVDENTFFVAYAYPRIAVYDDYNGWDKLPHNGRQEFYNNFNNYDVSITVAKNYVVYATGVLQNPEEVLQPNVLNKFRSSLTSDQLIHVATKEEIENNKVTKQEAFNTWKFKADHITDFTFGLSSTYVWDASSVQLKSKRVSTQATYNAGTADFEKYVDWERYSIKWFSENWPGIEYPFPTMIGFQGFADMEYPMMVNDTAIPDNFEDSRQTVDHEIAHTYFPFMMGTNETRYAFMDEGWVTAFEYLIGEAENGKEFNDKMYTDFRVKRYINDRSAEQDQPIISMSSQLSGIGYGSNAYIKPAFAYLALKDMLGDDLFKKTLHHYMDTWSGKHPTPWDFFYSMNLGSGQNLNWFWNNWFFTNNYIDLKVTALNDVGDKVSVVIENVGGFAIPFEMEVTYQNGKVTKKHFTPNVWKNGNHYQPEMELSDKVKSVKINGGIFMDYTPADNFCEL
- a CDS encoding PH domain-containing protein; translated protein: MNEFKTASMDGTTKMITIVIVLFLIIFPILSFSFDPPKPIISITSMILMYGVIIISYCFVPKRIALSDNQVLIKNLYGSVIINLSDIQSFGKIEKTGLNLRTFGVGGLFGYFGYFNGGDVWYVTNTHKKVKIILNSGKVYMISPESPDDFLTHLKQRMEE
- a CDS encoding S9 family peptidase, whose protein sequence is MKIKNTLVALAAPFLMNAQNVMTPETLWTLNKIGVSAVSPDQNSLIYSIGKTDLKTEKNNKKNYLFNIKNSAATALDLGKKSLIQWDDNGIYALEGEQIYLSKDAGRTWSEFYKIGKADNIVISPDGKKVAFSKEVLVEKVMGKDKYEDTPKTTAHIYTDLNHRHWDYFNEGKYNHVFLVDVAANVESAKDLLKGKPWDSPQRPFGGTEDFIWTPDSSQLLYVTKPFSGAEYAFSTNTDVFAYDVASGTIKNLTESNKGYDVSPRFSPDGKYLYWLSMERDGYEADKNDLKIMDWKSGKITNLTKNWDESVTGSVFWSKDSKNIYFTSAWKGVKQLFALDPKTSKIQQITKGDVDLNDIYALNKNSLLVSRTDMNHNADLFNVDVKKGSMVQVTDVNKKNYEHIKPSKTELKMVKTTDGKEMGVWFIYPPNFDPAKKYPTLLYCQGGPQSALTQTFSTRWNFALMAANGYVVVAPNRRGMPGWGTEWNEAISKDWGGQVMKDYLSAADYAKTLSYVDGDRMGVVGASYGGYSAMMLAGIHENRFKTFIAHDGLFDMKSWYLTTEELFFAKWDLGGSPYDEPTPKAYTEFNPSNYVNKWNKPMMIIQGGIDYRVPYEQGQEAFQAAKLKGLKTKFLYFPNENHWVLQPQNGIVWQREFFEWLKETL
- the queA gene encoding tRNA preQ1(34) S-adenosylmethionine ribosyltransferase-isomerase QueA, with the protein product MKTSHFDFDLPEELLAEHPSEHRDDAKLMVLNRKTQTIEHKLFKDVVDYFDEKDLFIFNNTKVFPARLYGNKEKTGAKIEVFLLRELDKETRVWDVLVDPARKIRIGNKLFFTEDEGLVAEVIDNTTSRGRTLRFLYDGSYEEFRTKLKELGETPLPKYFKREVEPEDAERYQTIYAKHEGAVAAPTAGLHFSRHLMKKLEIKGIDFAEITLHVGLGTFNPIEVEDLSKHKMESEEAIIDQKNADIINKAVAEGRRVCAVGTTTMRTIETSVSSNKKIGPYHGWTNKFIFPPHDFGVANCMITNFHMPKSTLMMMVAAFAGKDFLMEAYAEAIKHKYKFYSYGDAMLII
- the rlmN gene encoding 23S rRNA (adenine(2503)-C(2))-methyltransferase RlmN; translation: MKDIRTLSLEQLQEYFVSLGEKPFRAKQVYEWLWSKNLHSIEEMTNLSKDLRDRISKEYIINPISVDQLQKSTDGTIKNGVKLHDGLLVESVLIPTETRTTACVSSQVGCSLNCEFCATARLKRMRNLEVAEIVDQVALIDKQSKLYFDRPLSNIVFMGMGEPMMNYKNVVESIRKITEPSGLGMSPRRITVSTSGIPKMIKMLADEDIKVKLALSLHSAIEKKRNDIMPFSDKFPLTDIMDSLKYWYEKTGNIITFEYCVWKGINDEDEDIKALIRYCKQIPSKVNLIQYNPIGDGKYDQCNKAAEENYVRQLEKAGITVLIRRSRGGDIDAACGQLANKSSE